A window of Exiguobacterium sp. Helios genomic DNA:
ATGAAATTTCCGGATATGGTCCACTCGCTAAAACCGGATCCACGTACGAATATTCAAGATCCGGACCGCTACTGGGACTTCATGACATTGCGTCCGGAATCGACAAACATGTTGATGCACCTGTTTACAGATGAAGGTATTCCGGCAAGCTACCGTAAAATGCGCGGTTCATCCGTCCATGCTTTTAAATGGGTGAATGCACACGGAAATACGGTTTATGTCAAATTGCGTTGGGTGCCGAAAGTCGGTGTCCATAACCTGACAGCGGACGAAGCGACAGAAATTCAAGGAAAAGATTTCAACCATGCTTCAAACGATACGTTCCAAGCAATCGAAGACGGAGACTTCCCGGAGTGGGATCTGTTCGTCCAAGTTCTTGACCCGTCAGATGTCGACAATTTTGACTTTGATCCGCTCGATGCAACAAAAGACTGGTTCGAAGATGTCATCCCGTTCCAACATGTCGGCACAATGGTCTTAAACAAAAACGTCGATAACTACTTTGCTGAAACTGAATCAGTCGGTTTTAACCCGGGTGTCTTAATTCCAGGCATGTTGCCTTCTGAAGATAAGTTGCTTCAAGGACGTCTCTTCTCTTATTCAGATACGCAACGTTACCGGATCGGAACAAACTACCAACAGTTGCCGATCAACTGTCCGTTCGCTCAAGTCAACAACTACCAACGTGATGGTGCAATGCCGGTCGGACAGCAATCAAGCCCGGTCAACTATGAACCGAACCGTTATCAGGATGAGCCGAAACAGACACCGGAATACACGGAAGAAAACCAACCGTTGTATGATGACATCCATGGCCGTCTCGAAATCGAAAAAACTAACAACTTCGGTCAAGCCGGTGAAGTATACCGTCGCATGACAG
This region includes:
- a CDS encoding catalase, translating into MNEKRLTTNQGVPIGDNQNSRTAGRRGPTLLEDYQLIEKMAHFDRERVPERVVHARGFGAHGVFTVKNSMKKYTKAAFLQNEGTEVPVFARFSTVIHGTHSPETLRDPRGFSVKFYTEEGNWDFVGNNLPVFFIRDAMKFPDMVHSLKPDPRTNIQDPDRYWDFMTLRPESTNMLMHLFTDEGIPASYRKMRGSSVHAFKWVNAHGNTVYVKLRWVPKVGVHNLTADEATEIQGKDFNHASNDTFQAIEDGDFPEWDLFVQVLDPSDVDNFDFDPLDATKDWFEDVIPFQHVGTMVLNKNVDNYFAETESVGFNPGVLIPGMLPSEDKLLQGRLFSYSDTQRYRIGTNYQQLPINCPFAQVNNYQRDGAMPVGQQSSPVNYEPNRYQDEPKQTPEYTEENQPLYDDIHGRLEIEKTNNFGQAGEVYRRMTEEEQMALLNNLVDDLKQVRHENTVLLAICNFYRADESLGKKLSEALQVDIQPFLQQMQK